A window from Vulcanimicrobium alpinum encodes these proteins:
- a CDS encoding zf-HC2 domain-containing protein, which yields MNDRHLGDDAELYALGMTEPEQRGAIEAHLASCDACRARVADAEAAAASLAAALRPLPRHAELVEAQPQATGAPRRLRLGFGLASAAALVFAATSVIEGIGERGASAQLARTDVALTALASSHFAHVTLASAPAVSAKALYARDGAWCFIVAGGVPAGARVVVRRGGRTGELGALSGAAPATLFTRRPGRVDDVAIVDAHGTVLAHGAPSY from the coding sequence GTGAACGATCGGCATCTCGGCGACGACGCGGAGCTGTATGCGCTCGGAATGACCGAGCCGGAGCAGCGTGGAGCGATCGAAGCGCACCTCGCGTCGTGCGACGCCTGCCGCGCACGTGTCGCGGATGCCGAAGCCGCTGCGGCGTCGCTCGCCGCAGCGCTCCGCCCATTGCCACGTCACGCTGAGCTTGTCGAAGCCCAGCCGCAAGCCACCGGTGCCCCACGCCGCCTGCGGCTCGGCTTCGGCCTCGCGTCGGCCGCGGCGCTCGTGTTCGCGGCGACGTCGGTGATCGAAGGGATCGGCGAACGCGGCGCGTCCGCGCAGCTCGCGCGCACCGACGTAGCGCTGACCGCGCTCGCATCGTCGCATTTCGCGCACGTCACGCTCGCGTCGGCGCCCGCGGTATCGGCGAAGGCGCTGTACGCGCGCGACGGGGCGTGGTGCTTCATCGTCGCCGGCGGCGTCCCCGCGGGTGCGCGCGTCGTCGTCCGTCGCGGCGGACGCACGGGCGAATTGGGCGCGCTTTCCGGCGCGGCACCGGCAACGCTGTTCACGCGCCGTCCAGGACGCGTCGACGACGTCGCGATCGTCGACGCGCACGGCACCGTGCTGGCACACGGCGCGCCGAGCTACTGA
- a CDS encoding RNA polymerase sigma factor — translation MAFDGEGFELAYRTHAARLRAVAYHVLGDRDAAEDAVHAALVRVWSSGAYRAERGALLPYLIACVRREALDQARGARRRSAREYRAAPAAELPDAAAAIDPVETQRLHRALDALPAAQRDVIVQAYYGGRTLAEIALAGGVPLGTVKSRLAGALRRLHGALAQGGPW, via the coding sequence ATGGCGTTCGACGGGGAGGGGTTCGAACTCGCCTACCGCACGCACGCCGCGCGCCTGCGTGCGGTGGCCTATCACGTGCTCGGCGACCGCGACGCGGCGGAGGACGCCGTGCATGCCGCGCTGGTACGCGTGTGGAGTTCGGGCGCGTACCGCGCCGAGCGCGGTGCGCTGCTCCCGTATCTGATCGCCTGCGTCCGGCGCGAAGCGCTCGATCAGGCGCGCGGCGCGCGCCGTCGATCTGCACGCGAATATCGCGCGGCGCCGGCGGCGGAGCTCCCCGATGCGGCAGCCGCGATCGATCCGGTCGAAACGCAGCGTCTGCATCGCGCGCTCGACGCGCTGCCTGCGGCGCAGCGCGACGTCATCGTGCAGGCGTACTACGGCGGCCGCACGCTGGCGGAGATCGCACTCGCGGGCGGCGTCCCGCTCGGAACGGTGAAAAGCCGGCTCGCCGGGGCGCTGCGGCGTCTGCACGGCGCGCTGGCACAAGGAGGTCCATGGTGA
- a CDS encoding enoyl-CoA hydratase family protein, with amino-acid sequence MNRTAAYAEYRAEHFAWSCDAGVATLTLNRPERKNPLTFASYAELRDLFRGLAYAGDVDAVVLTGAGGNFCSGGDVHEIIGPLTRMTMPELLAFTRMTGDVVKAMRACPQPIVAAVDGVCAGAGAMLALASDLRFGTAAARIAFLFTRVGLAGADMGACSLLPRVIGHGRAAELLFSGRAIDGDEALTWGFFNRLCATGDVLSQAQAFARTLADGPTFGHAMTKAMLHAEWAMGLDEAIDAEAQAQAICMQTGDFRRAYEAFAAKRAPAFEGD; translated from the coding sequence ATGAACCGCACCGCAGCGTATGCCGAGTATCGGGCCGAACACTTCGCCTGGTCGTGCGACGCCGGCGTCGCGACGCTCACGCTCAACCGCCCCGAACGCAAGAACCCGCTGACGTTCGCGTCGTACGCCGAATTGCGCGACCTGTTCCGCGGGCTCGCCTATGCCGGCGACGTCGATGCGGTCGTGCTCACCGGCGCGGGCGGCAACTTCTGTTCGGGCGGCGACGTGCACGAGATCATCGGGCCGCTCACGCGGATGACGATGCCCGAACTGCTGGCGTTCACCCGCATGACCGGCGATGTCGTCAAGGCGATGCGCGCCTGCCCGCAGCCGATCGTCGCGGCGGTCGACGGCGTGTGCGCGGGCGCCGGCGCGATGCTCGCGCTGGCATCGGATCTGCGGTTCGGCACCGCCGCGGCGCGAATCGCGTTCCTGTTCACGCGCGTCGGGCTCGCCGGCGCCGACATGGGCGCGTGCAGCCTCCTGCCGCGTGTGATCGGCCACGGGCGCGCGGCGGAACTCCTGTTCAGCGGCCGCGCGATCGACGGCGACGAGGCGCTGACATGGGGCTTCTTCAACCGGCTGTGCGCGACGGGTGACGTGCTCTCGCAAGCGCAGGCGTTCGCGCGCACGCTCGCGGATGGTCCGACCTTCGGACACGCGATGACCAAGGCGATGCTGCACGCCGAGTGGGCGATGGGACTAGACGAGGCGATCGACGCCGAGGCGCAGGCCCAGGCGATCTGCATGCAGACCGGCGACTTTCGCCGCGCGTACGAAGCGTTCGCGGCGAAGCGCGCGCCGGCGTTCGAGGGCGACTGA
- a CDS encoding IS110 family transposase, giving the protein MSMLGVDISKDTFHCCLQRGEKRSEASFENTRTGFRKLRSWLRTHRAHEVHVCMESTGPYWRNLAANLHKAKIRVSVVNPTRTAYFAKSRLLRTKTDAVDARMLAQFCASERPALWEPDSDEILSLRGLLAYRDQLIAQRIALTQIVQSVAVGATLLKMNETHLVGIAEMVKQIESQIQGVLCSDVTLSRNAQLLQTIPGVASLTAANVLAELPVHRLHSAKAAAAYAGLTPAERQSGTSVKGKPRICKTGNAKLRRALYMAALTAKRKVPAFKELADRLEARGKSGKQIILAVMHKLVRLAYSLLKNQRPYQPVSA; this is encoded by the coding sequence ATGAGCATGTTGGGCGTCGATATCTCTAAGGACACGTTCCACTGCTGCTTGCAACGCGGCGAGAAGCGCAGTGAGGCGAGTTTTGAGAACACGCGAACCGGCTTCAGAAAGCTTCGCAGTTGGTTGCGCACGCATCGCGCCCACGAGGTTCATGTGTGCATGGAGTCAACCGGGCCGTATTGGCGCAACTTAGCGGCGAACTTGCACAAAGCGAAAATCCGGGTGAGCGTGGTGAACCCGACGCGTACGGCATATTTTGCGAAGAGCCGTTTGCTGCGGACCAAGACCGATGCGGTCGACGCTCGAATGCTGGCCCAATTCTGCGCCTCCGAGCGCCCCGCGCTCTGGGAGCCTGATAGCGACGAAATCCTGTCCCTGCGCGGTTTGCTGGCGTATCGCGACCAGCTCATCGCGCAGCGTATTGCCCTTACGCAGATCGTGCAATCCGTCGCCGTCGGAGCAACGCTGCTCAAAATGAACGAAACGCATCTGGTCGGTATCGCGGAGATGGTCAAGCAGATCGAGTCGCAGATCCAAGGTGTTCTTTGCTCGGATGTCACGCTAAGCCGGAACGCGCAGCTTCTTCAGACCATACCAGGCGTCGCGTCCTTGACAGCGGCAAACGTGCTTGCGGAGTTGCCGGTGCATCGGCTCCATAGTGCCAAAGCCGCAGCGGCGTATGCCGGCCTTACGCCGGCAGAGCGGCAGTCCGGGACCTCGGTGAAAGGCAAGCCGCGCATTTGCAAGACAGGCAACGCGAAGCTCCGGCGGGCACTCTACATGGCTGCCCTGACGGCAAAGCGCAAAGTCCCGGCCTTCAAGGAGCTCGCCGATCGCCTCGAAGCGCGCGGTAAGAGCGGCAAGCAAATCATCCTGGCGGTGATGCACAAGCTCGTGCGCCTGGCTTACTCGCTACTCAAGAATCAGCGGCCCTATCAACCCGTATCGGCATGA
- a CDS encoding benzoate-CoA ligase family protein: MSAHVDTFARDHLPPREEWPEFLFTLPELQYPATLNAAAELLDAMVARGFGERPAIVAAERTLTYAQLLDEANRIAHVLRDDLGVIPGNRVLLRGFNNDVTAACWLGVVKAGAIAVTTIPMLRAKELTAVITAAEIGVALCDRRLAEDLRAALPSCPSLHTILWTHDAAGDALAARMVRRPATFANVATASDDVCMIAFTSGTTGKPKGTMHFHRDVLAVCDTFPPSSFAPEPRDVFIGTPPLAFTYGLGGALLFPLRAGASTVLLERLTPETLLAAIDAYGATICFSAPTSYRAMAPLAGAHRLTSLRACVSAGETLPVATRTLWEGATGVRIIDGIGSTELLHIFIASSGDAIRPGATGTPVPGYVACILDDDGAPLPPNTVGRLAVKGPTGCRYLADPRQRDYVQHGWNLTGDAYLMDDDGYFWYQARTDDMIIASGYNIAGPEVEGALLEHDRVAECAVVGAPDPQRGTIVKAFVVLRDGDGDAALVTELQEFVKARIAPYKYPRAIEFVRELPRTQTGKLQRYRLRSNEVNV; encoded by the coding sequence ATGAGCGCGCACGTCGATACGTTCGCGCGCGACCATCTCCCGCCGCGCGAGGAATGGCCGGAGTTTCTGTTCACCCTGCCGGAGCTGCAGTATCCCGCGACGCTCAACGCCGCGGCCGAACTGCTCGACGCGATGGTCGCCCGAGGGTTCGGCGAGCGGCCCGCGATCGTGGCGGCGGAACGAACCCTCACCTACGCGCAACTGCTCGACGAAGCGAACCGGATCGCGCACGTCCTGCGGGACGATCTCGGCGTCATCCCTGGGAATCGCGTCCTGCTGCGCGGGTTCAACAACGACGTGACGGCGGCGTGCTGGCTGGGCGTGGTGAAGGCCGGAGCGATCGCCGTCACCACGATCCCGATGCTGCGCGCGAAAGAACTCACCGCGGTGATCACCGCCGCCGAGATCGGCGTCGCGCTGTGCGACCGGCGGCTCGCGGAGGATCTGCGGGCGGCGTTGCCGTCATGCCCGTCGCTGCACACGATCCTGTGGACGCACGACGCTGCCGGCGATGCGCTGGCCGCGCGCATGGTACGGCGTCCCGCGACGTTCGCAAACGTCGCGACCGCGAGCGACGATGTCTGCATGATCGCGTTTACGTCGGGGACGACGGGCAAGCCGAAGGGAACGATGCATTTCCATCGTGACGTGCTCGCCGTCTGCGACACGTTTCCGCCGTCGTCGTTCGCGCCCGAGCCCCGCGACGTGTTCATCGGGACGCCGCCGCTCGCGTTCACCTACGGCCTGGGCGGTGCGCTGCTCTTTCCGCTGCGGGCGGGGGCGTCGACGGTGCTGCTCGAGCGGCTCACCCCCGAGACGCTGCTCGCCGCGATCGATGCGTACGGCGCGACGATCTGCTTCAGCGCCCCGACGTCGTACCGCGCGATGGCACCGCTCGCCGGGGCGCACCGGCTCACGTCGCTGCGCGCGTGCGTCTCCGCGGGCGAGACACTCCCGGTCGCGACGCGCACCCTGTGGGAAGGCGCGACCGGCGTGCGCATCATCGACGGGATCGGCTCGACGGAGCTGCTGCACATTTTCATCGCATCGAGCGGGGACGCAATTCGTCCCGGCGCGACCGGCACGCCCGTCCCCGGCTATGTCGCCTGCATCCTCGACGACGACGGCGCACCGCTCCCGCCCAACACCGTCGGACGGCTGGCGGTGAAAGGCCCCACAGGATGCCGCTATCTCGCCGACCCGCGCCAGCGCGACTACGTTCAGCACGGCTGGAACCTCACCGGCGACGCGTACCTGATGGACGACGACGGCTACTTCTGGTATCAGGCGCGCACCGACGACATGATCATCGCGTCGGGCTACAACATCGCCGGACCGGAAGTGGAAGGTGCGCTGCTGGAGCACGATCGCGTCGCCGAGTGCGCGGTCGTCGGCGCACCCGACCCCCAGCGCGGGACGATCGTAAAGGCGTTCGTCGTCCTGCGCGACGGCGACGGCGACGCCGCGCTCGTCACCGAACTGCAGGAGTTCGTGAAAGCACGCATCGCGCCGTACAAGTATCCGCGCGCGATCGAGTTCGTGCGCGAACTCCCGCGGACGCAGACCGGCAAACTCCAGCGCTACCGCCTGCGCTCGAACGAGGTCAACGTATGA
- a CDS encoding histidine phosphatase family protein → MRVYVARHGETTWNLEGRYQGRRESALTSLGMRQAFALADAMDAAGVMRVIASPLLRCTATAKPSADRLNLRIELDDRLIEIAHGTWEGRLRDEIAANDGARYRAWRTDPANVVFDGGETPEQVMRRWRDFAQSLAPGVPTLVVTHDAVVRIALLVAEKRALSAFWDTSVENGAFATFEVEGDEWRIVEERSSGHLAGIRADVEGQAL, encoded by the coding sequence ATGCGCGTGTATGTCGCCCGGCACGGCGAGACGACGTGGAACCTCGAGGGGCGCTATCAGGGACGACGTGAGTCGGCGCTGACGTCGCTCGGGATGCGGCAGGCGTTCGCGCTCGCCGACGCGATGGACGCCGCCGGCGTAATGCGCGTCATCGCGTCGCCGCTGCTGCGCTGCACCGCGACGGCGAAACCGTCCGCCGACCGGCTCAACCTCCGCATCGAACTCGACGACCGGCTCATCGAGATCGCGCACGGAACGTGGGAAGGGCGTCTGCGCGACGAGATCGCCGCCAACGACGGCGCACGGTACCGCGCCTGGCGCACCGATCCCGCAAATGTCGTCTTCGACGGCGGAGAGACGCCGGAACAAGTGATGCGCCGCTGGCGGGACTTTGCGCAGAGCCTCGCGCCGGGAGTGCCGACGCTCGTCGTCACGCACGACGCGGTCGTGCGGATCGCGCTGCTCGTCGCCGAGAAGCGCGCCCTCTCCGCGTTCTGGGACACGTCCGTGGAAAACGGGGCGTTCGCCACCTTCGAAGTCGAAGGCGACGAGTGGCGGATCGTTGAGGAACGCAGTTCCGGGCATCTCGCAGGGATCCGCGCCGACGTCGAAGGTCAGGCCCTCTAA
- a CDS encoding RidA family protein, protein MTLLQPPGWPRPKGYAAGVRAEGTLIFVSGQIGWNETGRFAGGNIAAQVRQALRNVVAVVAEAGGSADNIARLTWYIVDKAEYLDAQHAIGEAYRDVMGRHFPAMSVVEVAGLIEDAARVEIEATAVLPKSSR, encoded by the coding sequence ATGACGCTGCTGCAGCCGCCGGGCTGGCCGCGCCCGAAAGGGTACGCCGCAGGCGTGCGCGCCGAAGGGACCCTAATCTTCGTGAGCGGCCAGATCGGCTGGAACGAAACCGGCCGTTTCGCCGGCGGCAACATCGCGGCGCAAGTCCGGCAGGCGTTGCGCAACGTCGTGGCGGTCGTCGCGGAAGCGGGCGGCTCCGCGGACAACATCGCACGCCTCACCTGGTACATCGTCGACAAAGCCGAATATCTCGACGCGCAGCACGCGATCGGCGAAGCCTACCGTGACGTCATGGGACGCCACTTCCCGGCAATGTCCGTCGTCGAGGTCGCAGGTTTGATCGAAGACGCCGCCCGCGTCGAAATCGAAGCGACTGCCGTCCTGCCCAAGTCGTCACGCTGA
- the alaS gene encoding alanine--tRNA ligase, with protein sequence MTSQELRQAFIDYFVRNGHAYLPSASLIPDEMSTTLFTIAGMEQFVPVFLGDAPAPAPRAVTVQRCLRVAGAKSDIENVGRTGRHGTFLEMLGNFSFGDYYKSEAIRFAWEFLTGVLTLDPAKLYVTVHTSDDEAQRLWENEVGLDPARISRWDEDNFWTMGPTGPCGPCSEIFYDTGAGNALGPDDDGPNKGNRFVEIWNVVFQQYNRGADGKLSDLPRKAIDTGAGFERMLAVANGKVSMYETDLFTDLIAAQPAVGATSLAPAEQLVRRRIIADHARAATFLIADGVYPSNTERGFVLRFLIRRAIRNGRLLGYPREFLADLAAAVVASLESGYPELRARLVDVQNALRTEEAGFLRTLDRGSELLEREIDDALASGTQAISGADAFVLHDTYGFPYELTREIASERGVAVDAVAFEQKMTEQRERARADAAAKRAMVTVTDVPTLSSAFEGYGGLEAEGEIRAILVGGAPVEAIEPETEAQLLLDRTAFYAEKGGQVGDRGRITHGDAVFEVSDTQYVGEAIAHHGRLVRGTLAVGDPVSTSVYPEWREEIRRHHTSAHLLQRALKDVLGEDVMQAGSWVGIDRMRFDFRSSSGALTPHQKRAVTQRVNELIRDDLHQHMRELPFDEAKQTGAIMMAGEKYGDRVRVVQFGPSVEFCGGTHAHTTGELGMFVIVSESSIGSGVRRIEAVVSKAAERYVEQQQETIATLSESLAAKPDEIVERVERLQGDVRDLQRALAEIKSRLAAADAASYVDAAEVVHGVNVVASVVREANAEALRSLGNAIRARLRSGVVALVGVDDGTASLFVSASDDAVKAGVHAGNLVKLAAPLVGGKGGGAPAQAQGGGKDPGGAEAALAAMRAALHGVNGAA encoded by the coding sequence ATGACTTCCCAAGAACTCCGTCAAGCGTTCATCGACTACTTCGTCCGCAACGGTCACGCGTATCTGCCCTCCGCGTCGCTGATCCCCGACGAGATGAGCACCACGCTCTTCACGATCGCGGGGATGGAGCAGTTCGTTCCGGTCTTTCTCGGGGACGCGCCGGCGCCGGCGCCGCGCGCGGTCACGGTGCAGCGTTGCCTGCGAGTCGCGGGCGCCAAGTCGGATATCGAGAACGTCGGCCGGACCGGGCGTCACGGCACGTTCCTCGAGATGCTCGGGAACTTCTCGTTCGGCGACTACTACAAATCCGAAGCGATCCGCTTCGCGTGGGAGTTTCTCACCGGCGTCCTCACGCTCGATCCGGCGAAGCTGTACGTCACCGTCCACACCTCGGACGACGAGGCGCAGCGCTTGTGGGAGAACGAAGTCGGCCTCGATCCCGCGCGCATCTCGCGCTGGGACGAAGACAACTTCTGGACGATGGGCCCGACCGGTCCATGCGGTCCGTGCAGCGAGATCTTCTACGACACCGGCGCGGGGAACGCGCTCGGCCCTGACGACGACGGTCCCAACAAGGGCAACCGCTTCGTCGAGATCTGGAACGTCGTTTTTCAACAGTACAATCGCGGCGCGGACGGCAAGCTCAGCGACCTCCCGCGCAAGGCGATCGATACCGGCGCGGGCTTCGAGCGGATGCTCGCCGTCGCCAACGGCAAGGTCTCGATGTACGAGACCGACCTCTTCACCGATCTCATCGCCGCGCAGCCTGCGGTCGGTGCGACGTCCCTCGCGCCCGCCGAACAGCTCGTGCGCCGCCGCATCATCGCCGACCACGCGCGGGCCGCGACGTTTCTGATCGCCGACGGCGTCTATCCCTCGAACACCGAGCGCGGTTTCGTCCTGCGCTTCCTGATCCGCCGCGCGATCCGCAACGGACGTCTGCTCGGCTATCCGCGAGAATTTCTTGCCGATCTCGCCGCCGCCGTGGTCGCGTCGCTTGAGAGCGGCTATCCGGAATTGCGCGCGCGCTTGGTCGACGTGCAGAACGCGCTGCGCACCGAAGAGGCGGGCTTTCTCCGCACGCTCGACCGCGGCAGCGAGCTCCTCGAACGCGAGATCGACGACGCCTTGGCGAGCGGGACGCAGGCGATCTCCGGCGCCGACGCGTTCGTGCTGCACGACACCTACGGCTTCCCGTACGAACTGACGCGCGAGATCGCCAGCGAACGCGGCGTCGCGGTCGACGCGGTCGCCTTCGAGCAGAAGATGACCGAACAGCGCGAACGCGCGCGCGCCGACGCCGCCGCGAAGCGCGCGATGGTGACGGTGACCGACGTGCCGACGCTCTCGTCGGCATTCGAGGGCTACGGCGGTTTGGAAGCCGAGGGCGAGATTCGCGCGATCCTCGTCGGCGGTGCACCCGTCGAAGCGATCGAGCCCGAAACCGAAGCCCAACTGCTGCTCGACCGCACCGCGTTCTACGCGGAGAAGGGCGGTCAGGTCGGCGACCGCGGCCGCATCACGCACGGCGATGCGGTCTTCGAGGTGTCCGACACGCAGTACGTCGGCGAAGCGATCGCGCATCACGGACGGCTCGTGCGCGGAACGCTCGCGGTCGGCGATCCCGTGAGCACCAGTGTCTACCCGGAGTGGCGCGAAGAGATCCGCCGCCACCACACCTCGGCGCATCTCCTTCAGCGCGCGCTCAAGGACGTGCTCGGCGAGGACGTCATGCAGGCCGGCTCGTGGGTGGGGATCGACCGCATGCGGTTCGATTTCCGCAGCTCGTCCGGCGCGCTCACCCCGCATCAGAAACGTGCGGTGACGCAGCGCGTCAACGAACTGATCCGCGACGACCTCCACCAGCACATGCGCGAGCTGCCGTTCGACGAGGCGAAGCAGACCGGCGCGATCATGATGGCGGGCGAGAAATACGGTGACCGCGTGCGCGTGGTGCAGTTCGGCCCGTCCGTCGAGTTCTGCGGCGGAACCCACGCGCACACGACCGGCGAACTGGGGATGTTCGTGATCGTCAGCGAGAGCTCGATCGGGAGCGGCGTGCGCCGCATCGAAGCGGTGGTCTCGAAGGCTGCGGAACGCTACGTCGAGCAGCAGCAGGAGACGATCGCGACGCTGAGCGAGTCGCTCGCCGCCAAGCCCGACGAGATCGTCGAGCGCGTCGAGCGTCTGCAGGGCGACGTGCGCGATCTGCAGCGCGCGCTCGCCGAGATCAAATCGCGGCTCGCGGCGGCCGACGCCGCGTCGTACGTCGACGCTGCCGAAGTCGTGCACGGCGTGAACGTCGTCGCCTCGGTCGTGCGCGAGGCGAACGCCGAGGCGCTGCGCTCGCTCGGCAACGCGATTCGCGCGCGGCTACGCTCCGGCGTCGTCGCGCTCGTCGGCGTCGACGACGGGACGGCGTCGCTGTTCGTGAGCGCCAGCGACGACGCGGTGAAGGCCGGCGTCCACGCCGGCAATCTGGTGAAGCTCGCCGCGCCGCTGGTCGGCGGCAAGGGCGGCGGTGCGCCCGCGCAGGCGCAAGGCGGCGGCAAAGATCCCGGCGGCGCCGAGGCGGCGCTTGCGGCGATGCGAGCCGCGCTGCACGGCGTCAACGGCGCGGCGTGA
- a CDS encoding cupredoxin domain-containing protein, whose product MRVLLAAALGAALLPVPVTAGTAPATTTVHIKDDAFVPKTLTVKPGATVTFVNDDDDAHTVTADDGSWDSEGLNQRQLWTRAFAKAGTVAYHCTVHPFMHGTIVVGSAAK is encoded by the coding sequence ATGAGAGTGCTCCTGGCAGCCGCGCTCGGCGCGGCGCTCCTTCCCGTGCCGGTCACGGCCGGCACGGCACCGGCGACGACCACCGTGCACATCAAGGACGACGCGTTCGTTCCGAAGACGCTGACGGTGAAGCCCGGTGCGACGGTCACCTTCGTCAACGACGACGACGATGCGCACACCGTGACCGCCGACGACGGCTCGTGGGATTCCGAAGGCCTCAACCAGCGCCAGTTGTGGACGCGCGCGTTCGCCAAGGCGGGGACCGTGGCATACCACTGCACCGTGCACCCGTTCATGCACGGCACGATCGTCGTGGGCAGCGCGGCGAAATGA
- a CDS encoding metallophosphoesterase family protein, with translation MKRGSFINHVAWTGAGIVYALGPDGIVRAADAAPRVLSFVQVSDSHIGYTGPANESVHGTLERAVASINALPTQPSFVIHTGDVTHLSKASEFEDARAILSGLRAPLITLPGEHDVIGAEGPKRFAASFARKDAVGRGWSSWDDGGVHFVALINVGEGETMGVLGDEQLTWLGKDLAARKSDTPIVVFGHVPLFAVAPEWGWTTTDGVKAIAMLRRFAAVTVLNGHIHQIVEHTDGAIRFATARATAFPQAAPGTPGAKPGPLAVSQGSLLHVLGYRTVDVEAAASWRDVSLARA, from the coding sequence ATGAAACGCGGCAGTTTCATCAACCACGTCGCCTGGACCGGCGCAGGGATCGTGTACGCGCTCGGCCCGGACGGGATCGTCCGCGCCGCGGACGCAGCACCGCGCGTGTTGTCGTTCGTGCAGGTGAGCGACAGTCACATCGGCTACACGGGTCCCGCAAACGAGAGCGTGCACGGCACGCTCGAGCGTGCCGTCGCGTCGATCAACGCCTTGCCGACACAGCCGTCGTTCGTCATCCATACCGGCGACGTCACGCACCTCAGCAAGGCCTCGGAGTTCGAAGACGCGCGCGCGATCCTCAGCGGTCTGCGCGCGCCGCTGATCACGCTGCCCGGCGAACACGACGTGATCGGGGCCGAAGGCCCGAAGCGCTTCGCGGCATCGTTCGCGCGCAAAGATGCGGTGGGACGCGGGTGGTCGTCGTGGGACGACGGCGGCGTGCACTTCGTCGCGCTGATCAACGTCGGCGAAGGCGAGACGATGGGCGTGCTGGGCGACGAGCAGTTGACGTGGCTGGGGAAGGATCTCGCCGCGCGCAAGAGCGACACGCCGATCGTGGTTTTCGGTCACGTCCCGCTGTTCGCAGTTGCGCCGGAGTGGGGCTGGACGACGACCGACGGCGTGAAGGCGATCGCGATGCTGCGCCGCTTCGCGGCCGTTACGGTGCTTAACGGGCACATTCACCAGATCGTCGAGCACACCGACGGCGCGATCCGCTTCGCGACGGCGCGCGCGACGGCGTTTCCGCAGGCTGCGCCCGGAACGCCGGGCGCGAAACCGGGACCGCTCGCCGTCTCGCAGGGATCGCTTTTGCACGTGCTCGGCTACCGCACCGTCGACGTGGAAGCGGCCGCCTCGTGGCGGGACGTCTCGCTGGCACGCGCCTGA
- a CDS encoding acyl-CoA dehydrogenase family protein, with protein sequence MPDTSFLDWPFFDDRHRALARDLEAWATTALGNGAHDDGNVDAACRALVASLGAGGWLRYAVPAAFGGALAEVDSRAVCLIRETLARHDALADFAFAMQGLGSAPILLAGDEALQRRYLPRVCEGAAIAAFALSEPEAGSDAAALATTARRDGSDWVLDGTKTWISNGGIADFSIVFARTGEAPGSRGISAFVVDAETPGSRIAERIELVAAHPLATLAFENCRIPASHRLGEGGDGFAIAMRSLDIFRASVAAAALGMARRALDESLARAAERVLFGKRLAEFQLTQASIAEMATGIDASALLTYRAAWVRDVQGARTTREAAMAKWNATETAQRIVDRAVQIHGALGVTRGHVVERLYREIRALRIYEGTSEVQQLIIARETLG encoded by the coding sequence ATGCCGGACACGTCGTTCCTCGACTGGCCGTTCTTCGACGATCGTCACCGCGCGCTCGCGCGCGACCTCGAAGCATGGGCGACGACGGCGCTGGGAAACGGCGCGCACGATGACGGGAACGTCGACGCAGCGTGCCGCGCGCTGGTCGCCTCGCTCGGCGCGGGCGGCTGGCTGCGCTACGCGGTCCCGGCGGCATTCGGCGGCGCGCTCGCCGAGGTCGACTCTCGCGCGGTCTGTCTGATCCGCGAGACGCTCGCGCGTCACGATGCGCTCGCCGATTTCGCGTTCGCGATGCAGGGGCTGGGCAGCGCGCCGATCTTGCTCGCAGGTGACGAGGCGCTGCAGCGCCGCTATCTCCCGCGCGTGTGCGAAGGCGCGGCGATCGCGGCGTTCGCCCTCTCCGAACCGGAGGCCGGCTCCGATGCCGCCGCGCTCGCGACGACCGCGCGCCGCGACGGCTCCGACTGGGTTCTCGACGGCACGAAGACCTGGATCTCCAACGGCGGGATCGCCGACTTCTCCATCGTCTTCGCGCGCACGGGCGAGGCGCCGGGGAGCCGCGGGATCAGTGCGTTCGTCGTCGACGCCGAGACGCCGGGATCGCGCATCGCGGAGCGCATCGAGCTCGTCGCGGCACACCCGCTGGCGACGCTCGCCTTCGAGAATTGCCGCATCCCCGCGTCGCACCGGCTGGGTGAAGGCGGCGACGGCTTCGCGATTGCGATGCGTTCGCTCGACATCTTCCGCGCCAGTGTCGCGGCCGCGGCGCTCGGGATGGCGCGCCGCGCGCTCGACGAATCGCTCGCGCGCGCCGCAGAACGCGTGCTGTTCGGCAAGCGGCTCGCGGAGTTTCAGCTCACCCAAGCGTCGATCGCGGAGATGGCGACCGGGATCGACGCGAGCGCGCTGCTGACGTACCGCGCCGCTTGGGTGCGCGACGTGCAGGGCGCGCGCACGACGCGCGAGGCGGCGATGGCGAAGTGGAACGCGACCGAGACGGCGCAACGGATCGTCGACCGCGCCGTGCAGATTCACGGTGCGCTCGGGGTGACCCGCGGGCATGTCGTCGAGCGGCTGTATCGCGAGATCCGCGCGCTGCGTATCTACGAGGGGACAAGCGAAGTGCAGCAACTGATCATCGCCCGGGAAACACTGGGATGA